A single region of the Acidobacteriota bacterium genome encodes:
- a CDS encoding DUF5916 domain-containing protein, translating to MRARPLDSVRSGHRTANRRSRLLVAGWLLLACLPWAQAADARRQTPDSSPPGSPAPLLEPLDIPTAFDGPPPPVPPAVVNRDDSGKATVRAVRLTTPLRIDGRLDEVLYDTVPPVSGFLQVEPRPGEPATDRTDVWITFDDTTVFVSLRCWQDPDRIAANDMRRDAWSGDDYVDIVLDTFYDRRNAVVFTVYASGGRFDGQITDERQLNADWNPVWNLRVGRFENGWTAEAAIPFRSLRYRPGNSQIWGINLQRYTQWKNENSTLVRIPEAFSEMGVMQMSLAATLVGLEAPPASRNLELKPYLVADMVSDRLTVPEISNDTDADLGIDIKYGLSQNLTADFTFNTDFAQVEADQQQVDLTRFSLFFPEKRDFFLENQGTFAFGGAGGGGFGGGFDTPTLFYSRRIGLHRGRAVPIEAGARLTGRTGRYTLGLLNIQSDNEPVSGAVATNFGVMRLKRDILRRSSVGVIYTRRSVALNGDGRNEAYGVDGTFAFFDHLTFNTYWAETSTPGLTDDDASYRLQMDYNGDRYGVRLERLRVGGNFNPGIGFVRRHDMRRSFGQFRFSPRPADSRLVRKYSWSGSMAYVENAAGLTETRETEGELEIEFHSGDEFGLTYVRTYEFLPHPFPIASDITLGVGGYDFDYVQAEYQLGQQRRISGEFFLEYGDFYSGRKTSFGWGWGRVNLSSHFLLEPGISFNRVELPEGDFNLELVDLRAIYTMTPRMFVSALFQYDSESRELAANVRLRWEYRPGSELFVVYNEQRDTLASGFPGLNNSALIVKVTRLFQL from the coding sequence ATGCGAGCGAGACCCCTGGACTCAGTACGTTCCGGCCATCGGACGGCGAACCGGCGTTCGCGCCTCCTCGTCGCAGGCTGGCTGCTCCTCGCCTGCCTGCCCTGGGCCCAGGCCGCCGACGCTCGCCGGCAGACGCCCGACTCTTCCCCTCCCGGCTCCCCGGCGCCGCTCCTGGAACCGCTCGACATCCCCACCGCCTTCGACGGTCCGCCGCCTCCCGTGCCGCCGGCCGTGGTGAACCGGGACGACTCGGGAAAGGCCACGGTTCGAGCAGTCCGCCTCACCACGCCACTACGGATTGACGGCCGGCTCGACGAAGTCCTCTACGACACGGTGCCCCCGGTTTCGGGCTTTCTTCAGGTCGAACCCCGGCCGGGCGAGCCGGCCACCGACAGGACGGATGTCTGGATCACGTTCGACGACACCACGGTCTTCGTGTCGCTCCGCTGCTGGCAGGACCCTGACCGGATCGCCGCCAACGACATGCGGCGCGATGCATGGAGCGGGGACGACTACGTCGACATCGTTCTCGACACGTTCTACGACCGCCGCAACGCCGTCGTCTTCACGGTCTACGCTTCGGGCGGCCGCTTCGACGGCCAGATCACCGACGAGCGCCAACTCAACGCCGACTGGAACCCGGTCTGGAATCTCAGGGTGGGCAGGTTCGAAAACGGCTGGACGGCGGAAGCCGCGATCCCGTTCAGATCGCTCCGGTATCGCCCCGGCAACTCGCAGATCTGGGGAATCAATCTACAGCGGTACACGCAGTGGAAGAACGAGAACTCGACCCTCGTCCGCATCCCGGAGGCCTTCAGCGAAATGGGCGTCATGCAGATGTCGCTGGCCGCAACCCTCGTCGGTCTCGAGGCGCCGCCGGCCTCGAGGAACCTCGAGCTCAAGCCCTATCTGGTCGCCGACATGGTGAGCGACCGCCTCACGGTCCCGGAGATCTCCAACGATACGGACGCCGATCTCGGCATCGACATCAAGTACGGACTCAGCCAGAACCTCACGGCCGACTTCACCTTCAACACCGACTTCGCCCAGGTCGAAGCCGACCAGCAGCAGGTCGATCTGACGCGCTTCAGCCTCTTCTTTCCCGAGAAGCGCGACTTCTTCCTCGAGAACCAGGGGACCTTCGCCTTCGGCGGGGCCGGGGGCGGCGGATTCGGGGGCGGGTTCGACACGCCGACCCTCTTCTACAGCCGGCGCATCGGCCTGCACCGGGGACGCGCCGTACCGATCGAAGCCGGCGCCCGTCTGACCGGAAGGACAGGCCGCTACACGCTCGGTCTGCTGAACATCCAATCGGACAACGAACCGGTGTCCGGCGCAGTCGCGACGAACTTCGGCGTGATGCGACTCAAGCGGGACATCCTGCGCCGGAGCAGCGTCGGCGTCATCTACACGCGCCGCTCGGTCGCACTGAACGGTGACGGACGCAACGAGGCCTACGGCGTCGACGGGACGTTCGCCTTCTTCGACCACCTCACGTTCAACACCTACTGGGCCGAAACGAGCACACCCGGGCTCACGGACGACGATGCCAGCTATCGCCTGCAAATGGACTACAACGGCGACCGCTATGGAGTCCGACTGGAGCGCTTGCGGGTGGGCGGCAACTTCAACCCCGGCATCGGATTCGTCCGCCGCCACGACATGCGCCGTTCCTTCGGCCAGTTCCGGTTCAGCCCTCGACCAGCCGATAGCAGGCTGGTGCGCAAGTACTCGTGGTCCGGGTCGATGGCCTACGTCGAGAACGCCGCCGGCCTGACCGAGACGCGTGAGACCGAAGGCGAGTTGGAGATCGAGTTCCACAGCGGGGATGAGTTCGGACTGACCTACGTCCGGACCTACGAGTTTCTCCCGCATCCGTTCCCCATCGCCTCGGACATCACGCTAGGCGTCGGCGGCTACGACTTCGACTACGTGCAGGCCGAGTATCAACTCGGCCAGCAGCGGCGTATCTCGGGCGAGTTTTTCCTCGAGTACGGCGACTTCTACAGCGGCCGCAAGACGTCCTTCGGCTGGGGTTGGGGGCGCGTCAATCTGAGCTCGCACTTCCTGCTCGAACCCGGCATCTCGTTCAACCGCGTCGAGCTGCCAGAGGGTGACTTCAACCTGGAACTCGTCGACCTGCGCGCCATCTACACGATGACGCCGCGCATGTTCGTCAGCGCACTGTTTCAGTACGACTCCGAAAGCCGCGAGTTGGCGGCGAACGTGCGTCTCCGTTGGGAGTACCGGCCCGGTAGTGAACTGTTCGTCGTCTACAACGAACAGCGCGACACGCTGGCTTCGGGCTTCCCCGGGCTCAACAACAGCGCGCTCATCGTGAAGGTCACGCGGCTGTTCCAGCTGTAG